A single window of Microbispora hainanensis DNA harbors:
- a CDS encoding L-serine ammonia-lyase, with protein sequence MAISVFDLFKVGIGPSSSHTGGPMAAAHRFARGLHQDGLLEKVTRIEAILYGSLGLTGKGHGSDKAVLLGLSGDKPELVDVDTVDERLAAMRASGTVTVYGVHEIPFVVGEDLVFERKLSLPHHPNGMRFTAYADDTVLREKVYYSVGGGFVVDENATGADRIKPDDTVLPYAFTTAHELLAHCADTGLSISGVMMENEKAFGRTEEEIRSSLLHLWAVMAECVRRGTSREGVLPGGLKVRRRAHQLHRRLQSEADGADPLRAMDWVTLFALAVNEENAAGGRIVTAPTNGAAGIVPAVLSYYMRFLPGADEDGVIRFLLTAGAIGVLFKENASISGAEVGCQGEVGSACSMAAAGLTEALGGTPEQVENAAEIGIEHNLGLTCDPIGGLVQIPCIERNAVASIKAIAAARIALRGDGRHFVSLDKAIKTMRDTGRDMLDKYKETSRGGLAVNVIEC encoded by the coding sequence ATGGCGATCAGCGTCTTCGACCTGTTCAAGGTGGGCATCGGACCGTCCAGTTCGCACACGGGCGGTCCGATGGCGGCGGCGCACAGGTTCGCCCGCGGGCTGCACCAGGACGGGCTGCTGGAGAAGGTGACCCGGATCGAGGCGATCCTGTACGGCTCGCTCGGGCTGACCGGCAAGGGCCACGGCAGCGACAAGGCGGTCCTGCTCGGCCTGTCCGGCGACAAGCCCGAACTGGTCGACGTCGACACCGTCGACGAACGGCTGGCGGCGATGCGGGCGAGCGGCACGGTCACGGTGTACGGCGTGCACGAGATCCCGTTCGTGGTCGGCGAGGACCTCGTCTTCGAGCGCAAACTGTCGCTGCCCCACCACCCGAACGGCATGCGGTTCACGGCGTACGCCGACGACACCGTGCTGCGCGAGAAGGTGTACTACTCGGTCGGCGGCGGCTTCGTGGTGGACGAGAACGCCACCGGCGCCGACCGGATCAAGCCCGACGACACGGTGCTGCCGTACGCCTTCACGACCGCGCACGAACTGCTCGCGCACTGCGCCGACACGGGCCTGTCGATCTCCGGCGTGATGATGGAGAACGAGAAGGCCTTCGGCCGTACGGAGGAGGAGATCCGCTCCAGCCTGCTGCATCTGTGGGCGGTGATGGCCGAGTGCGTACGGCGCGGCACCAGCCGCGAGGGCGTCCTGCCGGGCGGCCTCAAGGTGCGCCGACGGGCCCACCAGCTCCATCGGCGGCTGCAGAGCGAGGCCGACGGCGCCGACCCGCTGCGGGCGATGGACTGGGTCACGCTGTTCGCGCTGGCCGTCAACGAGGAGAACGCGGCGGGCGGCCGGATCGTCACCGCGCCGACCAACGGCGCCGCCGGCATCGTGCCGGCCGTTCTGTCCTACTACATGCGCTTCCTTCCAGGGGCCGACGAGGACGGCGTCATCCGCTTCCTGCTCACCGCGGGCGCGATCGGCGTGCTGTTCAAGGAGAACGCCTCCATCTCCGGCGCGGAGGTGGGCTGCCAGGGTGAGGTCGGCTCGGCCTGCTCGATGGCGGCGGCGGGCCTCACCGAGGCGCTCGGCGGGACGCCGGAGCAGGTCGAGAACGCCGCCGAGATCGGCATCGAGCACAACCTCGGCCTGACCTGCGACCCGATCGGCGGGCTCGTCCAGATCCCGTGCATCGAGCGCAACGCCGTCGCCTCGATCAAGGCCATCGCCGCCGCCCGCATCGCGCTGCGCGGCGACGGCCGCCACTTCGTGTCGCTCGACAAGGCGATCAAGACGATGCGCGACACCGGCAGGGACATGCTCGACAAATACAAGGAGACCTCGCGCGGCGGCCTCGCCGTCAACGTCATCGAGTGCTGA
- the gcvH gene encoding glycine cleavage system protein GcvH produces MSTIPDDLSYTKEHEWVAGLEDGRTVTVGITAYAAEQLGDVVYVEVHSEVGATIAAGDAVGEVESTKSVSDIFAPVGGEIVEINSAVVDNPSLVNSDPYGEGWLFRVRVEEEPDDLLSAAEYAALTSGES; encoded by the coding sequence GTGAGCACCATTCCGGACGACCTGAGCTACACCAAGGAACACGAGTGGGTGGCCGGGCTTGAGGACGGCCGCACCGTGACGGTGGGCATCACGGCGTACGCGGCCGAGCAGCTCGGCGACGTGGTTTACGTGGAGGTGCACTCCGAGGTCGGCGCGACCATCGCGGCCGGCGACGCGGTCGGCGAGGTGGAGTCCACCAAGTCCGTGAGCGACATCTTCGCGCCGGTCGGCGGCGAGATCGTCGAGATCAACTCCGCCGTCGTGGACAACCCCTCGCTGGTCAACTCCGACCCGTACGGCGAGGGCTGGCTGTTCCGCGTGCGCGTGGAGGAGGAGCCCGACGACCTGCTGTCGGCCGCGGAGTACGCCGCGCTGACCTCCGGCGAGTCCTGA
- the gcvT gene encoding glycine cleavage system aminomethyltransferase GcvT yields the protein MSRSTPLRGVHESLGATLTDFAGWQMPLRYGSESAEHNAVRTAAGLFDLSHMGEIFVVGPQAGEALDHALVGHLSVLAPGRARYTMIVNETGGILDDLIVYRLDEDQYMVVANASNYALVARELAERVRGYDAQVTDRSDEYALVAVQGPRSAEILAALTDADLDELKYYAIVAGIVAGAPALIARTGYTGEDGFELFVLNEHAVPLWNALAEAGRDAGLVPAGLSARDTLRLEAGMPLYGNELSAAITPFDAGLGRVVRFDKPGDFVGKAALERAAEYGTRRRLVGLVARGRRVPRHGYSVTREGAVVGEVTSGAPSQSLGRPIAMAYVDEGALEKGGLAVDIRGSQEPVDVVDLPFYRRSK from the coding sequence ATGTCCCGATCCACCCCGCTCCGCGGGGTCCACGAAAGTCTGGGCGCGACCCTGACCGACTTCGCGGGCTGGCAGATGCCCCTGCGCTACGGCAGCGAGTCGGCCGAGCACAACGCGGTGCGCACGGCCGCGGGCCTGTTCGACCTGTCCCACATGGGGGAGATCTTCGTCGTCGGCCCGCAGGCGGGCGAGGCGCTCGACCACGCGCTCGTGGGGCACCTCAGCGTCCTCGCGCCCGGCCGCGCCCGTTACACGATGATCGTGAACGAGACCGGCGGCATCCTCGACGACCTCATCGTCTACCGCCTCGACGAGGACCAGTACATGGTCGTCGCCAACGCCTCCAACTACGCCCTCGTCGCCCGTGAGCTCGCCGAACGCGTCCGGGGCTACGACGCGCAGGTGACCGACAGGTCGGACGAGTACGCGCTGGTCGCCGTGCAGGGCCCGCGCAGCGCCGAGATCCTGGCCGCGCTGACCGACGCCGACCTCGACGAGCTGAAGTACTACGCCATCGTCGCCGGCATCGTCGCGGGCGCGCCCGCCCTGATCGCCCGCACCGGATACACCGGCGAGGACGGCTTCGAACTCTTCGTGCTGAACGAGCACGCCGTGCCGCTGTGGAACGCCCTCGCCGAGGCGGGCAGAGACGCCGGGCTCGTCCCCGCCGGGCTGTCGGCCCGCGACACCCTGCGTCTGGAAGCCGGCATGCCGCTCTACGGCAACGAGCTGAGCGCGGCGATCACACCGTTCGACGCGGGCCTCGGCCGGGTCGTCCGCTTCGACAAGCCGGGCGACTTCGTGGGCAAGGCCGCCCTTGAGCGGGCGGCGGAGTACGGCACCAGGCGGCGCCTGGTCGGGCTGGTGGCGCGCGGCAGGCGCGTGCCCCGCCACGGCTACTCCGTCACCCGGGAGGGGGCCGTCGTCGGCGAGGTGACCAGCGGCGCTCCGTCGCAGTCCCTCGGCCGCCCGATCGCCATGGCGTACGTGGACGAGGGCGCCCTGGAGAAGGGTGGCCTGGCCGTGGACATCCGGGGCAGCCAAGAACCGGTCGACGTCGTCGATCTGCCTTTCTACAGGAGGAGCAAGTGA